One Etheostoma spectabile isolate EspeVRDwgs_2016 chromosome 12, UIUC_Espe_1.0, whole genome shotgun sequence genomic window carries:
- the asph gene encoding aspartyl/asparaginyl beta-hydroxylase isoform X2: MGDPATLVESVTSPIVTAIPAVIAEEMQDANKAQSANKNGKKADCGSGSGSFFTWFIVLALLGVWTSVAVVYFDLVDYQGVVDKAKGLQINLSEALQGKLVAYDTDGDGDFDVEDAKVLLGLKEKAVVVTSRKEEAAAPVETPDAEPTPEAVFEPEPVPVEDVIEAVVAEDTSAPPPEPEPEVADEPEAEPEPEPEPEPEPEPVETPEVIEEDPEVLEEEEPSVVEEEAPVEEVVPVEEIEEMMADQSEEEAAAEEETATEQAEEEEEAADKATEEFVADVEAAVEQDEEAADETGEEILAEVEAALEAAMEEVEETEEAAAEEVASDAETVEEEAAPTEEAVEEFAEEEAARSEEPAEEEAAPAEESVEEDAATSEETVEELLQEEEATIPEEEAAEEEEAAPSEEAAEEPVEAAEEEATPEEVVVEERTVPVTETEEVAHEVEDAAEEAEFVETEEQIQDEPTET, from the exons ATGGGTGATCCAGCGACCCTGGTTGAGTCCGTCACATCTCCTATTGTCACGGCAATCCCCGCGGTGATAGCTGAGGAAATGCAAG ATGCTAATAAAGCCCAATCAGCCAATAAGAATGGCAAGAAGGCGGACTGTGGGTCCGGCAGCGGCAGCTTCTTCACCTGGTTCATTGTCCTGGCCCTGCTGGGTGTCTGGACGTCTGTAGCCGTGGTTTACTTCGACCTGGTCGACTATCAGGGAGTCGTTG aCAAGGCTAAGGGCTTACAAATTAACCTGTCTGAGGCCTTGCAAG GTAAACTGGTGGCATACGATACAGATGGGGATGGTGATTTTGATGTCGAGGATGCTAAAGTTCTGCTAG GACTAAAAGAGAAGGCTGTTGTCGTCACTTCCCGTAAAGAAGAAGCCGCTGCCCCAGTGGAGACTCCTGATGCTGAACCTACACCAGAAG ctgTTTTTGAGCCTGAGCCGGTGCCTGTGGAAGATGTGATCGAAGCCGTTGTAGCAGAGGACACTTCTGCACCTCcgccag AGCCTGAACCTGAGGTAGCAGATGAGCCTGAGGCGGAACCAGAGCCCGAACCGGAGCCTGAACCCGAACCAGAGCCCGTGGAGACTCCCGAG GTGATCGAGGAGGACCCGGAggtgctggaggaggaggagccttcTGTTGTGGAAGAGGAGGCCCCTGTGGAGGAG GTTGTTCCAGTTGAGGAGATTGAAGAGATGATGGCAGACCAGTCTGAAGAGGAGGCAGCCGCTGAAGAGGAAACGGCAACAgagcaggctgaggaggaggaggaggctgccGACAAAGCCACAGAGGAGTTTGTAGCAGACGTGGAGGCTGCAGTGGAGCAAGACGAGGAGGCTGCCGACGAGACTGGGGAGGAAATTTTAGCAGAGGTGGAGGCTGCATTGGAGGCCGCAATGGAGGAAGTTGAGGAAACCGAGGAGGCTGCTGCTGAAGAGGTGGCATCAGATGCTGAGACTGTAGAGGAAGAAGCTGCTCCTACAGAAGAAGCTGTTGAGGAGTTTGCTGAAGAGGAGGCAGCACGTTCAGAGGAACCTGCTGAAGAGGAGGCAGCTCCAGCAGAAGAATCTGTGGAGGAGGATGCAGCAACTTCAGAAGAAACTGTTGAGGAGTTACTGCAAGAAGAGGAAGCAACTATTCCAGAAGAGGAGGCTGCTGAAGAAGAGGAGGCCGCTCCATCAGAAGAGGCAGCGGAGGAGCCTGTA gaggccgcTGAAGAGGAGGCAACTCCAGAAGAAGTTGTAGTGGAGGAGCGAACGGTACCAG TAACGGAGACCGAAGAAGTAGCACACGAAGTAGAGGATGCAGCAGAAGaag CAGAGTTTGTTGAGACAGAGGAACAGATTCAGGATGAGCCCACAG AAACGTAA
- the asph gene encoding aspartyl/asparaginyl beta-hydroxylase isoform X1: MGDPATLVESVTSPIVTAIPAVIAEEMQDANKAQSANKNGKKADCGSGSGSFFTWFIVLALLGVWTSVAVVYFDLVDYQGVVDKAKGLQINLSEALQGKLVAYDTDGDGDFDVEDAKVLLGLKEKAVVVTSRKEEAAAPVETPDAEPTPEAVFEPEPVPVEDVIEAVVAEDTSAPPPEPEPEVADEPEAEPEPEPEPEPEPEPVETPEVIEEDPEVLEEEEPSVVEEEAPVEEVVPVEEIEEMMADQSEEEAAAEEETATEQAEEEEEAADKATEEFVADVEAAVEQDEEAADETGEEILAEVEAALEAAMEEVEETEEAAAEEVASDAETVEEEAAPTEEAVEEFAEEEAARSEEPAEEEAAPAEESVEEDAATSEETVEELLQEEEATIPEEEAAEEEEAAPSEEAAEEPVEAAEEEATPEEVVVEERTVPVTETEEVAHEVEDAAEEAAEFVETEEQIQDEPTET, from the exons ATGGGTGATCCAGCGACCCTGGTTGAGTCCGTCACATCTCCTATTGTCACGGCAATCCCCGCGGTGATAGCTGAGGAAATGCAAG ATGCTAATAAAGCCCAATCAGCCAATAAGAATGGCAAGAAGGCGGACTGTGGGTCCGGCAGCGGCAGCTTCTTCACCTGGTTCATTGTCCTGGCCCTGCTGGGTGTCTGGACGTCTGTAGCCGTGGTTTACTTCGACCTGGTCGACTATCAGGGAGTCGTTG aCAAGGCTAAGGGCTTACAAATTAACCTGTCTGAGGCCTTGCAAG GTAAACTGGTGGCATACGATACAGATGGGGATGGTGATTTTGATGTCGAGGATGCTAAAGTTCTGCTAG GACTAAAAGAGAAGGCTGTTGTCGTCACTTCCCGTAAAGAAGAAGCCGCTGCCCCAGTGGAGACTCCTGATGCTGAACCTACACCAGAAG ctgTTTTTGAGCCTGAGCCGGTGCCTGTGGAAGATGTGATCGAAGCCGTTGTAGCAGAGGACACTTCTGCACCTCcgccag AGCCTGAACCTGAGGTAGCAGATGAGCCTGAGGCGGAACCAGAGCCCGAACCGGAGCCTGAACCCGAACCAGAGCCCGTGGAGACTCCCGAG GTGATCGAGGAGGACCCGGAggtgctggaggaggaggagccttcTGTTGTGGAAGAGGAGGCCCCTGTGGAGGAG GTTGTTCCAGTTGAGGAGATTGAAGAGATGATGGCAGACCAGTCTGAAGAGGAGGCAGCCGCTGAAGAGGAAACGGCAACAgagcaggctgaggaggaggaggaggctgccGACAAAGCCACAGAGGAGTTTGTAGCAGACGTGGAGGCTGCAGTGGAGCAAGACGAGGAGGCTGCCGACGAGACTGGGGAGGAAATTTTAGCAGAGGTGGAGGCTGCATTGGAGGCCGCAATGGAGGAAGTTGAGGAAACCGAGGAGGCTGCTGCTGAAGAGGTGGCATCAGATGCTGAGACTGTAGAGGAAGAAGCTGCTCCTACAGAAGAAGCTGTTGAGGAGTTTGCTGAAGAGGAGGCAGCACGTTCAGAGGAACCTGCTGAAGAGGAGGCAGCTCCAGCAGAAGAATCTGTGGAGGAGGATGCAGCAACTTCAGAAGAAACTGTTGAGGAGTTACTGCAAGAAGAGGAAGCAACTATTCCAGAAGAGGAGGCTGCTGAAGAAGAGGAGGCCGCTCCATCAGAAGAGGCAGCGGAGGAGCCTGTA gaggccgcTGAAGAGGAGGCAACTCCAGAAGAAGTTGTAGTGGAGGAGCGAACGGTACCAG TAACGGAGACCGAAGAAGTAGCACACGAAGTAGAGGATGCAGCAGAAGaag CAGCAGAGTTTGTTGAGACAGAGGAACAGATTCAGGATGAGCCCACAG AAACGTAA